The following coding sequences are from one Melospiza melodia melodia isolate bMelMel2 chromosome 2, bMelMel2.pri, whole genome shotgun sequence window:
- the LRRC58 gene encoding leucine-rich repeat-containing protein 58 gives MAAAGGDSSELEPGPELAMEPEPESEPEPEPEPEPALAAELSARRSAEARRLVLSPRRLSGPLPAGLSQWFPALEVLDVSGTGLTEMGTELLSLPCLHTLLAKNNRLGGPGSLPKGLEQAPLARSLRVLNLSGNRFSEVPPALLQLRGLRSLSLGGNRLHGIPPDIQELHSLEFLYLGGNFITAIPPELAKLPSLRYLVLCDNKIQSIPPQLAQLHSLRSLSLHNNLLTYLPREILNLVHLDELSLRGNPLVVRFVRDLTYNPPSLQELAGRTIKTRNVPYAPSDLPESLVRYLSLASNCPNPKCGGVYFDSCVRQIKFVDFCGKYRLPLMHYLCSPECSSPYSSASQSSTSQSESDSEDEASVAAHRMQKVLLG, from the exons ATGGCGGCGGCTGGCGGGGACAGCTCCGAGCTGGAGCCGGGACCGGAGCTGGCGATGGAGCCGGAGCCGGAGTCGGAGCCCGAGCCAGAGCCCGAGCCCGAGCCGGCGCTGGCGGCGGAGCTGTCGGCGCGGCGCAGCGCGGAGGCGCGGCGGCTGGTGCTGTCGCCGCGGCGGCTGTCGggcccgctgcccgccgggctgtCGCAGTGGTTCCCGGCGCTGGAGGTGCTGGACGTGAGCGGAACGGGGCTGACGGAGATGGGCACGGAGCTGCTGTCCCTACCGTGCCTCCACACGTTGCTGGCCAAGAACAACCGGCTTGGCGGGCCCGGCTCGCTGCCCAAGGGGCTGGAGCAGGCGCCGCTCGCCCGCTCCCTCCGCGTCCTCAACCTCAGCGGGAACCGCTTCTCCGAGGTGCCGCCCGCGCTGCTGCAGCTCCGCGGGCTGCGCAGCCTCAGCCTCGGCGGCAACCGGCTCCACGGCATCCCGCCCGACATCCAGGAGCTCCACAG TTTAGAGTTTCTGTACCTTGGAGGGAATTTCATTACGGCAATTCCACCTGAATTAGCAAAACTGCCTTCTCTGAGGTATCTAGTTCTGTGTGACAACAAGATCCAGAGCATTCCACCTCAGCTGGCACA GCTGCATTCCCTGCGTTCCCTTAGCCTGCACAATAACCTGCTGACTTACCTTCCCCGAGAGATCCTTAACCTGGTTCACCTGGACGAGCTGAGCTTGCGTGGGAACCCGCTGGTGGTGCGCTTTGTGCGCGACCTGACCTACAACCCGCCGAGcctgcaggagctggctgggcgcACCATTAAAACCCGCAACGTCCCCTACGCTCCCAGCGACCTCCCAGAGAGCCTTGTCCGCTACCTGAGCTTGGCCAGCAACTGCCCCAATCCTAAATGTGGGG GTGTGTACTTCGACAGCTGCGTCAGACAGATCAAGTTCGTTGACTTCTGTGGGAAGTATCGGCTCCCGCTGATGCACTACCTGTGCTCCCCAGAGTGCTCCTCTCCCTACAGCTCTGCCTCCCAGAGCTCCACCTCCCAGAGCGAGTCTGACTCTGAGGATGAGGCCAGCGTCGCCGCGCACAGGATGCAGAAAGTCCTGCTGGGATAA